One window of Triticum dicoccoides isolate Atlit2015 ecotype Zavitan chromosome 5A, WEW_v2.0, whole genome shotgun sequence genomic DNA carries:
- the LOC119298278 gene encoding uncharacterized protein LOC119298278 — translation MDSKQQLALRPISTKRGSGGDGRAVLAREPSSLTNASFRVYYSLRAGAGAVPFLWESAPGTPKRGAAAVSPGKEARNATMATTRAGGGAADVGGGATLLLPPISPPPSYQSQLKGKKGCRQKAQSWPGGIVRALLGVLCTRKRRRRSAPHPASYYGELPLHC, via the coding sequence ATGGACTCGAAGCAGCAGCTCGCGCTCCGGCCGATCTCGACCAAGAGAGGCTCCGGCGGCGACGGCAGGGCGGTGCTGGCGCGGGAGCCGTCGAGCCTCACGAACGCCTCCTTCAGGGTGTACTACAGCctgcgcgccggcgccggcgccgtgcCATTCCTGTGGGAGTCCGCGCCCGGCACGCCAAAAAGGGGCGCGGCCGCCGTCTCCCCAGGAAAAGAGGCACGCAACGCCACGATGGCGACgacgcgggcgggcggcggcgctgccGACGTGGGTGGTGGTGCTACGCTGCTGCTGCCGCCCATCTCGCCGCCACCGTCGTACCAGTCCCAACTGAAGGGGAAGAAGGGGTGCCGGCAGAAGGCGCAGTCGTGGCCGGGAGGCATCGTGAGAGCGCTGCTCGGAGTGCTCTGTACGAGGAAGAGACGCCGGCGGTCGGCTCCGCATCCCGCCTCCTATTATGGTGAGCTGCCGCTGCATTGCTAG